Sequence from the Actinocatenispora sera genome:
CGGGTCGCTCGGCGCCGGCACGTCCGGTCCGTCGAGCAGCGCGAGCCACGGCGCCCACGCGTCCGCCACCGGCTTGCCCGGCGCGGGTTCGGGACGCTCCGCCGCCGCGAACCGGGGGCCGAAGTGCGCGGCGCGCGGCGATCGCCGGTCCGCCGGCCCGAGCCACCGCCCCTGGTTCACGAACAGGTGGTCGCCGGCGGTCAGCCGGTACCGGTGCGGCTCGTAGCCGTCCCAGGTCGTCACGCACAGCACACCGCCGTCGATCACCAGCAGGTGGCACGGGTCGTACCCGGTGAGCTCGGCCGGTGCGGCCTCGCCGGCAGCGGCCGCCAGCGGCAGCCCGCCGCGCGACGTGCGGCCAACCGGATCGGCGGGCCGCCCGGACGCGTTGAGCACGCAGGCGATCCGGCCGGCGGCGGGGTCGACGGCGAGCCAGGTGCCGCCGGCCTGCTCGTCCAGGCCGCCGAGCAGCCGGGGGCGGTCCGGCCAGTGCCGGGCCGGCGGCTGCCACGGCCGGCCGAGCATCTCGTCTCGTACCGCGAGCACCAGCACCGGCCAGTCCGCATCCGGGCGCAGA
This genomic interval carries:
- a CDS encoding NRDE family protein — its product is MCTVLASLRPDADWPVLVLAVRDEMLGRPWQPPARHWPDRPRLLGGLDEQAGGTWLAVDPAAGRIACVLNASGRPADPVGRTSRGGLPLAAAAGEAAPAELTGYDPCHLLVIDGGVLCVTTWDGYEPHRYRLTAGDHLFVNQGRWLGPADRRSPRAAHFGPRFAAAERPEPAPGKPVADAWAPWLALLDGPDVPAPSDPRALLARSVQDDGTVWGTSSVTLLGLSATGELRYDFRPGAEAAAGWSPIETG